A region from the Buteo buteo chromosome 19, bButBut1.hap1.1, whole genome shotgun sequence genome encodes:
- the NDUFA6 gene encoding NADH dehydrogenase [ubiquinone] 1 alpha subcomplex subunit 6, which yields MAVAGRGAVSAAVKPIFSRDLGEAKRRVRELYRAWYREVPNAVHLYQLDITVKQGRNKVREMFMKNAHVTDPRVIDMLVIKGKMDLQETIQVWKQRTHIMRYFHETETPRPKDFLSKFYAGHDP from the exons ATGGCGGTAGCGGGCAGAGGAGCGGTGTCTGCCGCGGTGAAGCCGATCTTCAGCCGGGACCTGGGCGAGGCGAAGCGGCGCGTGAGGGAGCTGTACCGGGCCTGGTACCGGGAGGTGCCCAACGCGG TACACCTATACCAGCTGGACATCACGGTGAAACAGGGGCGCAACAAGGTGCGGGAGATGTTCATGAAGAACGCCCACGTTACAGATCCACGGGTGATAGACATGCTGGTTATTAAG GGAAAAATGGATCTTCAAGAAACCATTCAGGTATGGAAGCAGAGGACACACATCATGAGGTATTTCCATGAGACGGAGACCCCACGACCTAAAGACTTTCTGTCCAAATTCTATGCAGGCCACGATCCCTGA
- the SMDT1 gene encoding essential MCU regulator, mitochondrial gives MAAAGGRLLAAAAAYSGRAGWGGPRRGPAVPLAPSRSATVTRSGAILPKPVKTPFGLLRVFSVVIPFLYVGTQISKNFAALLEEHDIFVPEDDDDDD, from the exons ATggcagcggcgggcgggcggctccTGGCGGCAGCCGCGGCTTACTCGGGGCGAGCGGGCTGGGGCGGGCCGCGCCGCGGCCCGGCCGTGCCGCTTGCGCCCTCCCGGAGCGCCACCGTCACCCGCAGCGGCGCCATTTTGCCCAAGCCGGTTAAG ACGCCCTTCGGCCTCCTCAGAGTATTCAGCGTTGTGATCCCCTTCCTGTACGTTGGGACTCAGATCAGTAAGAACTTCGCAGCCCTACTTGAAGAACATGACATCTTTGTCCCAGAGGATGACGACGACGATGATTAA
- the PHETA2 gene encoding sesquipedalian-2, translated as MKLNERSVAHYATCDSPADHAGFLRKRVERHHHHAHHHHATSYQRRWFVLKGNLLFYFEERESREPVGLVVLEGCTVELCEAAEEFAFAIRFDDAGARAYVLVADGQAAMEAWVKALSRASFDYMRLVVRELEKQLEEACKSLAACHKSPRRSSSSGRKRHLSNPALLPLQEKPAVLENGYSTWGSGGGVPAGSACPDHDGGHMKPPPLPPRRRSATGSAAGSPAPGVSPAMPESPVSPETACFSKLHSWYGQEIVALRREWQERQKRGHP; from the coding sequence ATGAAGCTGAACGAGCGGAGTGTGGCCCACTACGCCACCTGCGACTCGCCTGCTGACCACGCTGGCTTCCTCCGCAAGCGGGTGGAGCGGCACCACCACCAtgcccaccaccaccacgcCACCTCCTACCAGCGCCGCTGGTTCGTCCTCAAGGGCAACCTCCTCTTCTACTTCGAGGAGCGGGAGAGCCGGGAGCCCGTGGGGCTGGTGGTGCTGGAGGGCTGCACCGTGGAGCTGTGCGAGGCCGCCGAGGAGTTCGCCTTCGCCATCCGTTTCGATGACGCCGGTGCCAGGGCTTACGTGCTGGTGGCTGATGGGCAGGCTGCCATGGAGGCCTGGGTGAAGGCACTCTCACGGGCCAGCTTCGACTACATGCGGCTGGTGGTGagggagctggagaagcagctggaggaggccTGCAAGAGCTTGGCCGCTTGCCACAAGTCTCCACGGAGGTCCTCCTCTTCCGGCAGAAAGAGGCACCTCTCCAACCCTGCTTTGCTGCCTCTCCAGGAGAagcctgctgtcctggagaatGGTTACTCCACGTGGGGTAGTGGTGGTGGTGTCCCCGCAGGGTCTGCCTGCCCCGACCATGACGGGGGGCACATGAAGCCCCCGCCACTGCCTCCACGCCGGCGCTCGGCCACCGGCAGCGCCGCGGGTTCCCCAGCGCCCGGTGTCTCACCAGCCATGCCGGAGAGCCCGGTATCACCGGAGACGGCCTGCTTCTCCAAGCTGCACAGCTGGTACGGGCAGGAGATCGTGGCCCTGAGACGGGAGtggcaggagaggcagaagaggGGACACCCGTGA
- the NAGA gene encoding alpha-N-acetylgalactosaminidase produces MGTAALSGLALALALALPSAALENGLALTPPMGWLAWERFRCNVDCRADPRNCISETLFFEMADRLVEDGWRELGYEYINIDDCWSAKQRDAMGRLVPDPERFPSGIKALADYVHARGLKLGIYGDLGTLTCGGYPGTTLDHVKQDAQRFAEWGVDMLKLDGCYSSGEEQAEGYPEMARALNATGRPIVYSCSWPAYQGGLPPKVNYTILAEVCNLWRNYDDIQDSWDSVLSILDWFSANQDVLQPAAGPGHWNDPDMLIIGNFGLSYEQSRSQMALWTVMAAPLLMSTDLRTISPSAKEILQNRLMIQINQDPLGIQGRRIVKEKTHIEVFLRPLSQAASALVFFSRRTDMPFRYTTSLAKLHFPEDAVYEVQDVYSGKIISGLKTGDSFSVVINPSGVVMWYLYPTVLPAQPWHLVRQQAPSEGFRPVLL; encoded by the exons ATGGGGACGGCGGCGCTGAGCGGgctggccctggccctggccctggctctgccctcCGCGGCCCTGGAGAACGGGCTGGCGCTCACCCCCCCCATGGGCTGGCTGGCTTGGGAGAGGTTCCGCTGCAACGTGGACTGCCGGGCGGACCCCCGCAACTGCATCAG CGAGACACTCTTCTTTGAGATGGCAGACCGCCTGGTAGAGGATggctggagggagctgggctATGAGTACATCAACATTGATGACTGCTGGTCCGCCAAGCAGCGGGACGCGATGGGACGGCTGGTTCCAGACCCCGAGAGGTTTCCCAGCGGGATTAAGGCTCTGGCTGACTAT GTCCATGCCCGAGGCCTGAAGCTGGGCATTTACGGCGACCTGGGCACCCTCACCTGCGGGGGCTACCCGGGCACCACACTGGACCATGTGAAGCAGGACGCCCAGAGGTTTGCGGAGTGGGGTGTGGACATGCTGAAGCTGGATGGGTGCTACTCATCAGGAGAGGAGCAGGCGGAGG GCTACCCAGAAATGGCGAGGGCCTTGAATGCCACAGGCCGCCCCATCGTCTACTCCTGCAGCTGGCCAGCGTATCAGGGGGGGCTCCCCCCAAAG gTGAACTACACCATCCTGGCAGAGGTCTGCAACCTGTGGCGTAACTACGATGACATCCAGGACTCCTGGGACAGCGTGCTTTCCATCCTTGACTGGTTCTCTGCAAACCAGGATGTGCTGCAGCCAGCGGCTGGTCCTGGCCACTGGAATGACCCAGACATG ctcATCATTGGAAACTTTGGCCTTAGCTATGAGCAGTCCCGCTCTCAAATGGCCTTGTGGACAGTGATGGCAGCTCCGCTCCTCATGTCCACGGATCTCCGCACCATCTCCCCAAGCGCCAAGGAGATCCTGCAGAACCGCCTGATGATCCAGATCAACCAGGACCCCCTGGGAATCCAGGGGCGCAGGATTGTCAAG GAGAAAACCCACATTGAGGTGTTCCTGCGCCCGCTGTCCCAGGCTGCCAGCGCCCTCGTCTTCTTCAGCCGGAGGACAGATATGCCCTTCCGCTACACCACCAGCCTGGCCAAGCTCCACTTCCCTGAGGATGCCGTGTATGAG GTACAAGATGTGTACAGCGGGAAGATCATCAGCGGCTTAAAGACGGGAGACAGCTTCTCGGTCGTTATTAACCCCTCAGGGGTGGTGATGTGGTATCTCTATCCCACggtgctcccagcacagccctggcaccTTGTCAGACAGCAAGCCCCCAGCGAGGGTTTCCGCCCAGTCCTCCTGTGA
- the WBP2NL gene encoding postacrosomal sheath WW domain-binding protein isoform X1 produces MALNRNHSQEGGVVIPNAESVLKQCKDVELSFSDMTGKPEAFKGTKKGMLYLTPYRMIFVSKGKDPMLSFMMPFYLVKGCSIEQPVFSANYIKGQIQAEAGGGWEGQGTFKLTFNSGGAIEFGQLMFKAASNASSGIPLQNPGYGYTPVPGGYAPAPPAPGGYSPAPGGYAAPPPPNGPYPYTPPPMNAYGPAPQPMGYPYAQTPGIYPPLPNTNPMYVPPPPPYSGPSPAGPSAPPAWMGPGMPGGNKAMEAASSAYYNPANPHNVYMPMDQPPPYAPPEDKKNN; encoded by the exons TGTTCTCAAACAGTGTAAAGATGTGGAGCTCTCCTTCAGTGACATGACGGGCAAGCCTGAAGCCTTCAAAGGCACCAAGAAAGGGATGCTGTATCTCACTCCTTACAGG ATGATCTTTGTGTCAAAGGGCAAGGATCCTATGCTGTCTTTCATGATGCCGTTTTATTTGGTGAAAGGATGCTCAATCGAGCAGCCTGTTTTCTCTGCCAATTACATCAAAGGACAGATTCAGGCGGAGGCAGGAG GTggctgggaagggcaggggaCATTTAAACTGACTTTCAACAGTGGAGGAGCTATTGAGTTTGGACAGCTGATGTTCAAAGCTGCCTCTAATG CTTCCAGTGGCATTCCTCTCCAGAACCCTGGCTATGGCTATACACCTGTGCCTGGAGGGTATGCACCCGCCCCACCTGCTCCTGGGGGTTATTCACCTGCACCAGGGGGCTATGCTGCTCCTCCACCACCAAATGGACCGTATCCTTATACACCACCTCCGATGAATGCCTACGGACCTGCTCCACAGCCCATGGGATATCCATATGCCCAGACTCCAG GTATTTACCCACCACTTCCAAACACGAACCCCATGTATgtgccaccccctcccccctaCTCCGGGCCGTCTCCTGCAGGACCCtcagctcccccagcctggaTGGGCCCAGGGATGCCAG GGGGCAATAAGGCCATGGAAGCTGCATCCAGTGCATATTACAACCCTGCCAACCCACACAATGTGTACATGCCCATG GATCAGCCACCTCCTTATGCACCTCCTGAGGATAAGAAGAACAACTAA
- the WBP2NL gene encoding postacrosomal sheath WW domain-binding protein isoform X2: MTGKPEAFKGTKKGMLYLTPYRMIFVSKGKDPMLSFMMPFYLVKGCSIEQPVFSANYIKGQIQAEAGGGWEGQGTFKLTFNSGGAIEFGQLMFKAASNASSGIPLQNPGYGYTPVPGGYAPAPPAPGGYSPAPGGYAAPPPPNGPYPYTPPPMNAYGPAPQPMGYPYAQTPGIYPPLPNTNPMYVPPPPPYSGPSPAGPSAPPAWMGPGMPGGNKAMEAASSAYYNPANPHNVYMPMDQPPPYAPPEDKKNN, encoded by the exons ATGACGGGCAAGCCTGAAGCCTTCAAAGGCACCAAGAAAGGGATGCTGTATCTCACTCCTTACAGG ATGATCTTTGTGTCAAAGGGCAAGGATCCTATGCTGTCTTTCATGATGCCGTTTTATTTGGTGAAAGGATGCTCAATCGAGCAGCCTGTTTTCTCTGCCAATTACATCAAAGGACAGATTCAGGCGGAGGCAGGAG GTggctgggaagggcaggggaCATTTAAACTGACTTTCAACAGTGGAGGAGCTATTGAGTTTGGACAGCTGATGTTCAAAGCTGCCTCTAATG CTTCCAGTGGCATTCCTCTCCAGAACCCTGGCTATGGCTATACACCTGTGCCTGGAGGGTATGCACCCGCCCCACCTGCTCCTGGGGGTTATTCACCTGCACCAGGGGGCTATGCTGCTCCTCCACCACCAAATGGACCGTATCCTTATACACCACCTCCGATGAATGCCTACGGACCTGCTCCACAGCCCATGGGATATCCATATGCCCAGACTCCAG GTATTTACCCACCACTTCCAAACACGAACCCCATGTATgtgccaccccctcccccctaCTCCGGGCCGTCTCCTGCAGGACCCtcagctcccccagcctggaTGGGCCCAGGGATGCCAG GGGGCAATAAGGCCATGGAAGCTGCATCCAGTGCATATTACAACCCTGCCAACCCACACAATGTGTACATGCCCATG GATCAGCCACCTCCTTATGCACCTCCTGAGGATAAGAAGAACAACTAA